Genomic DNA from Dehalococcoidia bacterium:
AGCGCCGCGGAACACCGCCGAAGTACTCGAAGGCGTTGATGTGGCAACGGATGAACGTTGCGACGTCGGCCCTGCGCACCAGCTCCACGTAGATGGCCCTGGAGAAGCCCATCACCATTACGAACGCCCACATCCTGCGCCGACGTCCGTTCTCTGAGGTGTAGCTGAGTATCCCCCAGTCCACCTGTGCCTGCTCGCCCGGCTCGGTCTCGAATCGCACCGTCGCCTTAGGCTGGCGAGGTCGTCGTCTCGGATGTACGTAGCTCTTCAGTGTGCTGTATCCGCCCGGGTATCCCAGTTCCCTGATCTCCCTCAGCAGAACCACGCAGTTCTCCAGTCCATCCAGAAGCCTTGTGTCTATGTACTCGGTGTATGGGTCCAGCTTCGATCCGCGCTTCGCCCTGAGCATGGGCTTCGGCACCTCGGGTGAGCGCAGGTACCTTCGGACTGTGTTCCTCGAGATCCCCAGATCCCTGGCTATTCCGTCTATCGAACGCCCCTTGCCTCTCAACTCGTACAGCTCTTTCACCAACCGACCTCCTAACATTTGGTCCGGTGCACCTCCTGTCGGAATACCCGACAAAGATGCACTCCGCTTGTTAGGGGGTCAATTCCAAGTTGGCGTTTTCGCACAGTTTAAGCTTGGCGCTGACAGAACTCCTACCTG
This window encodes:
- the istA gene encoding IS21 family transposase; translated protein: MKELYELRGKGRSIDGIARDLGISRNTVRRYLRSPEVPKPMLRAKRGSKLDPYTEYIDTRLLDGLENCVVLLREIRELGYPGGYSTLKSYVHPRRRPRQPKATVRFETEPGEQAQVDWGILSYTSENGRRRRMWAFVMVMGFSRAIYVELVRRADVATFIRCHINAFEYFGGVPRR